ACTATCTATGTTCCTAGAAATTCAGTAAATACGTACAAGAACTAAATTTAGAACTACTTAGAACTTGCCTTCGTTGTCCTACAATCCAGTGTCCAtaaaattcaaatcttggaTTCTCCTCTAGCTAAGAGGTGTGGTTAAAGCCACTAAATATGACTGGAGAAAGAAAGGCATATGTAGCACGCCAAACACTGaactatttcaaatttatttaactactTCTACAGACAAAGGTTTCAGATCCTACTGAAGTCATTCCAAAAGAACACCTCCAAGGCTAGAAAAACTTAGTTAACTGCTTCCACCACACACTATTAAATCTCAAGTCATTGTAAGATACTTCCGCATGAAATAAAACTGTTTAATCGCTCATTTCCTAGCTCTAAACCTATTAAGAGGTAAAAGCTTATCCTTTCTCCAAAACTTCTGAAAACAGGTAATCTAAATTAAAATGGGGAAACGTATTGTACACGTGCAGGACACACAAACTGATATAGTTACTGTCTTTTTGCAAATGGAAATTCATAAGCATGAATGACACTGTTTGCAAAAGTGCTGAAAGAAGGAAATCAATCCCCTTGAAATCACACTGTCACATAATTTTAGGATAAGCTTAAAATGGCGGAGCAGCTAAACTTAATGACGTAAAACACCTCTTGAGAATGATTATTGCACTTCCATATGAAAAAATGCACTAGTGCTCTCAGCAAACAAAAACACTAGGTAATTTCTTCCCATATGCCTAGCTTAGTTGACAAAGTTACCTAGTTCCTATTGCTGGTGGGAGGTGTTAGCTATCTCGTGAAAACACGAAAGCTGGTCTAGAACACCACAGCTATTAAAAAAAGGTTATTTTGCAGCTACTAGTCTACAACAATCAAAGATCAAATCTTTACTTTGCAGCTCCATGACTACAACAATCAAAGATCAAAACTTTATCCATTATTATCACATATCTAAATCAAACAACAATTACATAACCTAAACTCTACGATATTGCCAACAAactaagcaaaaaaaaaactcaatttcatTGTGTTGTGCAACAACAAGAAAAGGCAAGAAAACTCACAGAATTCCACTTATTTTTCCATTTCTCAAAGCATATTGAGGTCGAATGGAAAGAGCTCAAATGGGTATTTTGTGATTGTGTAGAAGATACTATTCTTGTGGATTGAATAAGTGAATTCTTCAAGATCAAAACATTACGCCATTTGGGTATTACttgcattttcttaaaaatttgaaaacgaCCCAAAAAGTGAAATACCAAAGATAAAAAactgaactttttttttcccGATCTTTTTGTACAAAGAATGAATCATCAATGGTGTTTTTTAGTTGCTTGCAAGTGAGGAACGATGGAAGGAGCTGTTTTGGGGGGGAAACAACGTAGTATACACAACATCGGACCATGTTTGACGCTTGACCTTATACATTTCATTGGGCTTTATATTTGGGCTTTGAGTTATGGGCATGTGAAATATGGGCCTTAAGTACATTTCTTGAAGGGCCAAGTGCACAAATAATCGAGTCgaagttcataatttttttaaaaaaattacataaatctcatagGGTTAAGAGTTAATTACATCTTATTTCTATTCTTTATCAAATTACAAACTCCCTTCAAATTATAGGATCTCGGATACATCAGGAAACATGTGGATTCAAGCTCAGGGATTGCGAATGATAAATTACTTAATGAGAGGGATATATCTGAAAAGGGATATAGATGTATTAGGGAGATGATGGATGTATCAGAGAGGGGAGGGGAGTATCCAAAAGGGGATAGGGACGTAGCCGAAATGGGATAGGGATGTAGCCGAAATGGGACCGGAATGTATCCGAGAGGGGATAGGGATGTATCCGAGAGGGGATAGGGATGTAGCCGAGAGGGGTTAGGGATGTATCCAGAGGGAAATAAGTGTATCCGAGAGAGGAGGAATGTATCTGAAAGGGACATGAATGTAGTTGAGATCGAATAAGGATGTATCCAAGAGGATATCTtcgtaattattttaaatggtaGGAAAGTTTAGAGATTATgacaaaataagatatatatttatgtaattttttctaaattttttgaagaattttgtaAACAACTATCGTTTGGACCATTATGAATAATAGTTATAGTTTTCCTAATTGTAGTCCATAGCTTAGTTTAGAGAGGAAAGAGATAAACGAATCAAGAGAtagaggagagagacgagcagGGTATCTTAGATATAACATGTATCTCAACTAAAATTGAGATACACGATATTTTTTCCTCTATCTCCCAATCTTGCACACATGCACAcatattatgtttgaaataaaacatagatATACAAATACACGTTATATCACTTCTTAATCCAGATAAAATTCTcattatttaaatcatttttacaTAAATTGATTTTGCTTCATGTCTCTACTTTAAGAAATGAGCTTAAGGCCTAAAGTCATTAGATAGAAGtaaataccaaaaataaatattaattgaatattatacaaaatatttataaaaattgatatattgcataaaaagtataaataatataaaataaaatgaaatattatctaatttttgaaatttaaaatcaaatcaattttctttttaaaaaacattgttttatttaattggttaattcaattttggatcgattttttcttttggcttatacattttttttaggGTTCTCAGGGTGTGCGTTATCATGACCTTAACTTTTGAATCGTGACAAATTTTGTTGTTAGAagccaaaaatatttattttgtaaaaacaaaaaagagcaCCTTCTTGAAATACAAGGCATTTGACAAATCAATAAAACTGCTTTTAAATGGAAgcaaaaaacaaatattctatTGTTGGAATCTGCTTGTtagacaatttttttgaaataacttaatCTTGAATTCTGTTGTGTTACGTgagaaataaagttaaaaaaaaattcaaaaccaaatataagaatatcaaaaaggtgaattgacttgaaattttatAGTAAAAGAGTAAGACTCCAATTTCTACCTATCACTTATCAACCTTTGATCAATGTACATAAATGTAGAACAAATGTGGAATAAATAAACTatgactttattttattttgtcaaacAATATGCTAACAACTCCACATGATACGACTACTTTAAAGTTGTACAAAAAGCCAACTTATCAGCTAATTATGAAATGatcataatatttttacttcatctttCTAGTAAAAAAGGTATTGAAATACCTTAAAGCGCTCTATCGATAATCACGTATCTCTATTTCATTTAATAAGTTGTGATCACAAAGTTTCATGtatataatattctaaaaaaaattcattagtcAACAAATTATAGtagctatttattttttaatataaatcttTCATATGATACGAACAATCTCTTCCGTTCTAACAGAAATCAGTCTAAACTATGTACATATCAAGAATgtcacaaaattatattttacaacaTTGAACTATACGTTAATATCTCAGAAAATACAATTCCTtagaatagtaaaaaaaattgcgTCATCAAAAAATAAGTCGACATTTTAATGTCAACAAACTTAAACAACTTACCACTAATTAAAACCAACAAATTGAGTGATCATATAAACTTGCTCTATGAGTGGAACTtacttgtattttatgtattattatcaTAACAATAAATTGATATTGACCCAACAAAACACATATATAACCATAAAGTAATCTACAATTAAAAAATTTGCAAATTTTTACAACTTAACAAACCTATATAAAGGTTATTTCTTCCAACAATTAATAGACTCCATATATACCAACCATCATACATGTTTAGAGATAGATGTCACGCTAACTCTTTGTTGTCTACTTTATTTTGGGATGGACAGCCGATACATATATTAGGGTCTGATTTGATTCAGATTCgagatttttaattaagaatgaacAAGTTTTCACGATTTTATTATAATCCTGATTGATTCTTGTCTTCACgtctaataaaatttaaattcgcGAGATCTTTAATTACGAATGAGGGAATATTTATGACTTTATTTTGACCTTGGTCGGTTCTTGTCCTCATATCCATGCAGCCTAGCTCAAATTTAAGATTCTCTAATTAAGAATGAAGTAATATTTATGACCTCATCGTAACCTTTATTAGTTCTTGTTTTTTTATCCAGCAAAGCTCGAAGTCAAGATCTCtaattaattaagaatgaatgaCTATTTACGACTTCATCGTAACCCTACTTGATTCTTGTTTTCATATCCAACGGAGCTCAAATTCGACATCTCTAATTATAAATGGAATATTTACGACTTCATTGTAACCATGTTTAGTTCTTGTCCATATACAACATGGTTCATCAAATTCGAAATCTCTAATTAATAACGAAGGAATATCTACATTGGTTGGTTCTTCTCCTCATATCCAACGGAGCTCAAGTTTAAaatctctaattaaaaataaagaaatatttaactCTTCATCATAACCTTAATTGGTTCTTGTCTTCGTATCAGATCTCAAATCCgatatttctaattaaaaataaacaaatttataaCCATGGTTGATTCTTTTCCTCATATCTCGTTATCTTCTTtctataaaaacataaaaaagtgaGTTGTTGCCTCAAGCTTGCAATACTAAAGTAATTAAACTCTTTGTGCCCTTATAGCATGCCACATTGACACAATATTAACTATAGTCGTTCGAAGTTTGTGTATTTactcaattatatattttatatctatAAGAAGTAGTCTCTTGTTATTCTTATTACGTCACTTTCGTTAATATTCACATAGTCAAAGAGTTAATACAATTTAAGTTAATTATGCTGCATGTGATCAATCTCATTCTAAATAACCTGAATAATCAACCTTATAATTAGACTAAACAATCGTTAATCaataaaaatctcaaattcaagccataagaacaaaaaaaatttctttaaggTTTACACTCTATCAGTTCAAATTAGTCTGATCTCCGATGCATGCAAACAAAAGATCATGCACGTAGAAATGTGTGACTTAACACATGCAATTGTAAGAActaaattagttatttattcaatattttaaaataaaatttttaaatatacagaaagtactataaattatatatttttttcatatcaatataatgaaaaaatacatcttaaaataccaatcaaattcatattgtttatctattaaaaagaaaactataagAACTAAAAAGTAACGTGAACCAGTAATATTTAACTTTTGTTGAGTTACCTAAATTAAGGTTAAGGCCAAACTTAATGAAAGCAAGATAAGTGTACTATATATAGGTGGGACATGTGATCACCTTTTTTCTACCAAAATAAGAAGtatgatgaatatatataatattatatagtatatatacATGAGCAtgttaattgattttaattaaacCAATAAAGAGAGAgtgaaaggaaaaattataagCACAAAACAGTTTGtgctttttttaattatactttCATTCTCTCTTATTGAACATAATTATGACAACTATGAAAACAGTTATTTTAATGGTGCTAAGTCAAATTGCATCTGGAAGTGTTAATATTTTCTACAAAGTTGCTGTTGCTGATGGAATGAAAGTACAAATTATGGTCTTTTACAGATTGTTTTTTGCTACTGCTTTCATGGTTCCTCTTGCTTTCATTATTGAAAggttaattttataatattttttggaatttgtTAATTGTGACATTTGAAACCTTGTGCTCTCTTGTTCGAGCGTTTGTTCGTCGTTTAGATTCGTGAGTGAAATTTCTGTCTTTAAGGTTATTTGCACCAGAATAGTATCAAGACGTTTGTGTCTCGGCCCTTGATCAGATAAATTTGTTTGATACTTAGTgcatatgatgattatatataaTGTCAGAATTCACATTAATGATCCTATTTATAAGTAGGaatttattattagtttaatGAATATTAGCTTgttaatgtatatgtatatatatattttgcatgCAGAAAAAGAAGACCAAGATTAACTTGGACAATACTGTTACAAGGTGTAATTAATGGATTATTGGGGTGAGAATTACagctaaaataatgaaataattttcaattatgttactatataattaaaaaaagttcaaatataaacaaatatttattttacaggGCAGCACTTGGAAGCAACTTATATGCAGAGAGTTTAATTTTCACAACAGCAACATTTTCATCAGCTATGTCTAACCTCACTCCTGCAGTTACATTAATTTTGGCTGTACTTATAGGGTAAGCAATCTACTTTTAATTCTAAGATTGTGAGGTCGAGTTTCTGTTACGTCAAGTATGATCAAACAATTATTTGTGGACATGAATATTGACAGGATGGAAAAATTGGATATATATAGAGTAGCAGGACAAGCAAAGTTGTTTGGAACTTTATTAGGCATTGGAGGAGCATTGATACTGAATCTTTATAAAGGAATGAAGATCCCATTACCATCTATGAATATACATTTGCTTCATAATACTAATGACACAGCAACAACAGCACAACATGCAGCTTATAATGATATTTGGGGATCAATACTTGCATTTTTGAGTTGTGCTTCTTATGCATCTTGGTTGATCTTTCAGGTaggggtgtgtgtgtgtgacgGAGAAGTTATTTCTCCGAAATTTGGTTGATACAATGTACTATATTCTTGAACAACAGGGGAGGATGAGGCAGAGGTACCCAATGTACTCAAACACTGCCTTAATGTGTTTTTGTGGGGCTATCCAAGCAGGGATATATGCTTTTATTAGAGAAAGGGATTTATCTGCCTGGAAACTTGGATGTAATATCAGACTTTTCACTCCTGCTTATTCTGTACGTCTCTAGATTCAATCTCCAGTGGCTAATGGATACAAAATCCGAGCATCAACTCTTAACGCTATTCTTGATTCTTATATAAGCATTGTTTCAGGGGATTGTTTCTTCTGGATTAGGAGTGACAGTAGTAGCATGGTGCACAAAACAAAAAGGACCTCTCTATGTCTCATCGTTCTATCCGTTAGCACTTATCTTTGTAGCCATAGTTGGTACGATTGTCCTTCCCGAGGACTTGTACCTTGGAAGGTTAGAATCTACCTGATGACTGttcatttcaattaaatttcGATCAAGAACTAACAATGTCTTCTAATGATGACAGCTTAATAGGATCAGTATTCATCGTTATTGGCTTATACGTTATGTTATGGGGGACGGCCAAAGAGAATACAGTAGCTGCAGCTGAAGCATTGAAACATAACGACAATGGAGTCATTGAGATCATCTCATATGCTGGAATAAATCAAGCTACTGCTGCAGTAGTCCCAGAATTCAAAACTGATGATATAATTATTCCAACATCGACTGCAGCTCATCAAGAACCATAACCAGAAGAAACCAACTCATATATCGATAAATGTTCAACAGTTAATTATTATAGTTCCACTTTTACTGATTTAATTCAAATAGAACTCAAGAATTTGTAAATCAGTGAATAAAGAACAAGACAAGTTGTGGAAATTAAGCATATTAACCTGTATTGCAAGAAGCTAATGATAAGAGTATGTTTAAACATGCCAATAATGAACAAGATGAAATATATAATGTGTAATAGAACTCAAAACAACGACGAGTATATgacaataaacaaataaaagattaaATCTTTGATCATCACAACTTTgtcaatcaacaaaaaaaaatcatttccacGCGTTTTTCACCATGCAATCTTCAAGCAATTTACTAAGGAAGCATAGTTTCGTTCTTCAAAAGCTTTCCCATTATGGTTCAAATTATCACTACCAAGACTAGCTCGACTTCTTTTCTTCTACTACAGTTACCTTTGGAGCATCTTCGGCTTTCGTCTCCACGTGAGTTGGAGCAACTGGTGCCTCTTCTATTTTCTTCTCTGCAGGAGTCTCTACTGCCGGTTTTGCTTCCTCTACTTTCTTCTCAGCAGGAGTCTTAGGTTCTGATTTCACTTCATCTATCTTCTTCTCCTCGGAAGGCTCCACCTTGGGAGCCTCAGCAGTAATTGAGGCCACTTCTAGTGCTTTTTCTATCTCTGAAGTTACAGGAGCATCAACAACCTTCTCAACTTCTTCTGGCTTAGCTTCTGATGGTGTGATCTTGGATGCCTCCTCGTTTACTTGCTCTGACCCCTTACATTCTTCGTTCTGAAACAAATAGATGGAACATATCATATATAAGCTAGTCAAACACTAACAAGTAATATCAATTCAATGCATCCCTTGTTGTTCTTTGTAGCAAAACTACCGTACTTAAAAGGTACCTATTGTGAACTAAAAACATGACTACTTCATTCTTTCCATGTTGCGGCAACTAGCTTAACACTCATTCTGGCCAtagattttgaagttgaaacttTAAACTTTAGAAATTAGAGTGCTTTGTGGTTTTAGGAACTTGAAGTTATGTTTGGACATGTATTTTACTAGGACAAAATACTTAAAGTTTTGTGAGAGAAAGTCCCAGAAACTGGTTTGAGCAAGCGAAAATAttaaaagatcaaattttgaGTAAAATTTCATCGCTTTTGAAGATAAATGTTCAAAATCTAAGTCAAACGCATGTATGTAGAGGGAAAaggaaatattttctttgttttctatcAAGATGAATATTTcccacttttattttctttccactTCAAAAGTTTTGAAACAAACAGGAGCAGGAGAATCTATAGTaacttttctctttctttttgtcttGAAGTATATTAATTGATTCTGACTCGATATAAAATctaaacaagtaaaaaaaacttttaaatattataattttaaacatgttaCGTAGAAATTTGAAACTAAAGAATCgcggaaaagaaaaaaaaaagttaacatAGTACTTACTACATGAAAATCAATGAAACAAAAAGGCAGACAAGACTATGATAAGAAGAGTATATAAAACaaaggagaagaaaacaaattaGTGGTCCATTCATTACCAAGAAAGCAAGACCATGTTTGGTTGTCAACAACTCAAAATCCAAATAAACATCATTACCTAGATTCTTTTAGACCACAAATATAACAATTAATCTGTACTTCCACTACATTATCTCTGTTCCAGCTAGGCAAATCAAACAATAAACAAATTTAACATCAACAaatcttattttcattttttattcagCGTTTGATATCTATATAAACattcaatcaaatttaaaatcttatgACAAAATAGTTAACACTCTCCCACCACAAAAAGAAGTGATGTTTTGATTTGAGTATTAAGGGCATCTTTAAAGAAAGATAAATGAATACCAACAAAAATACTAATTTAAACAATAAAGCGATGGACCATATATTATTATGATGACAGTACAACTTCATGTCCCAAAAATAATTACATGTTGGTATAATTTAATAACATTCATTAGGTCTAGAAGTGACGTTTATGACTTTACTTAATTACATATACCTTCCACAATAACATAGTCCATTATTATCAACAATCactaataaaaaatcattaatctGACTTTTCTTGCTTTCTCATAGTCaataaaatgaattatcaaCAATCAAATAACATTATCAGTACTAGTACAcgtaaaaaaagataaaacttAGAagcaaaaatacattttttatagaaaaaaatatgtcaatCTAAACTATCATTAGATtcttattttagtaaaatatatatatttttatattatttatttcccTAAATAAATATTAGGAAGCGAATGAACCATATTAtacaaagaaatttatatgatttaattgAGAATAGTTCGTTGATTAAGTATTTGaactaaattcaatttttttttattcctcGTGACTTTTAATATTCTCTATTTTGTAATCCTCTTCGGTTTGTTTTTGTAAGAATATACAACAGATTCAAAgcgaaataaaattatttattgtttaaaaaaaattattagattcGAAAAAAATCAACAGAATAAATAGGGAGTACAACAGCGAAcagacaaaaataaatataaaatttaaaaaaaattgaaaaaaataaaatttacctcTTTGAACAAGTTAGATAGAGATCGGCGTTTTTCAGCATCGTCGTCATCTGCAGCAGCAGCATCGGCCTCAATTTCCTTTTTCACTTCTACTTCCGCCACAACCACCACATCCTTGGCGGCGACGGCTACTTCCGCCGCATCCTTGGTGGCGATTTCAGTCGCCGGAACATTTTCCGGTGCGGTTTCCGGTGCATCTCCTTTCAAATCCTTTGGCTTCGTTGCACAAGCTcccattttttttgttgattttctcttttttttaggtttgaagggtttttgatttttggagagtGGAGGAATGAAGGGGAAGAGAGAGATTTTATATAGATGGCGGGAAGGAAAGtgggattttattttatttattttgattaccattttattttaaaaaggaaacaaatatAATACCCTACTATTTTCTCAGTCACTTTAATTCGTTtctttagagtcaaactatataAGGTAGTTTgttaactatataaatataaaaaattataatttgtaaaaaatagacaagtataaaaaaaaaaaatttgacccAAATTATCACTTTAAAAACACTCATCTACTTGACTAACTAAACTTAGATAGACTCTCtcctaaaaaaaaatgtaataggACATAGTAAATGAGCTCAAGCTCTTATAAGACCATGAAGATTTTAGTAAAGATCGAAAGAAATATTGATAACATTCGtaaaattgacaaaaatttaAGACGTTGATataaatgttatattttataaatgataaaaatttcatatatgaaggTTAAaaggttatttaaaaaaaaaaagtaaacctctcttttgaatatttttttaattccttttattttgtttcctcATTATATTGTCatcataaaatttctaaaaatgtatttttgagttgatagataccaaaaaataaaatatggggCTTTTAATGCCAAATTTTAGGCAAGTTATAATggtaatatttctaatttttcctagcattaatttttatttgctttctatcttttgtgatgcatttttgtttaaaatacttttttattatatattttactactccttaattattaattttcctAAATACTTCATACCATATATTTCTctcatatcatataatttagaATTTCATAAATTGTAaactatattttctcttatctTATATTTTAGGATTCCTTAAATAATAAATTGGAGAAAATAATAACTAACAATTTTGTAcaaattgtatatttttcaaatcatggTGGTCAAATAGCAAGAGTTAAAAagcaaatataaaacaaaataaaatctaagCAATGAACTTTATGTAAATGTACCAAGAAGCATACTGTCCTAAGCCAATAGTCgaacataattatttaaattttattaattcttgaaaaatataagccaaaatattataatatttctcatataattattttatgttgatatatataaatatgaaactaaaaaggaaaaataataaagagaccAATTATTGCCATCGAATATCTCCCGGAAATTGCGGAGATTCGTGTTTTGGCAGTCAGTATTAAGGACCAATTTTCttccaaataataaaaaatatttaattccttaattacatctaaattaatattattttctttttttcccctttattatttattacattACACAAATACTAATCTTATTACATTGATTTATGAAATTGTAGGGATATCTAAGGTTCTTTCTTATCtgtattctttttaattaagtttattatataaaacttaTTCGATGCAATATATGTGTCATTTGCGAGCTATATTTatcgtttttaaaaaaatcaaaattcttcaTATACTATCATCACTTCTTCTTTCAATCTTTTTGTTGATCGGTTGAATTTGCAATAAGATTTTATGGTTTTCCATAAAATCAAATGAGCAAAGATCATGTAATTATGTGCTAGCCACGTTTATATTTATTGAGATCACGTCTTTATAATATGCTCACTTTAGTTAAATCATTATGCATGattaggatttttttaaaatattttttttggtgattgaAATGTTATGCACATATTAATTGGTTTCAAATAATAATGTGAGCCATGCAACTTTAATTTTCATCTACATTTCATGTGCCAACTCAACCAACACCTTCTTTTAAAACTCATATAGAGTTAATAATCTCCTACTTgtaaattataaaatcaaattaaaaagaaatcttGTAGCAAAAAATTTGACTCAACTCGAAGGTTATCAGTTCAAGTTATTAATGAAGCAAGAAAGTGAAAGCTTCGAGGCataagaaaaaaggaaagaaataattttcaattttttttatataagctTAATCGAGTTATAAGCCATTGGTTATTAATGTGGACCTAACGATAATTAAAATACGTATGcatcaatagaaaaatattgaaaaagttGCAATGATTTTATAAAAGTGCATTAAGTggtacattaaaaaaataattagaatcgTAGCGTAGAAATTGTCTATCTAATGCCAGccaaaagttttaaaacatcaatttatatCAAGGTCCAtcatagagttttttttttaatctagcCAGCTGCTCATATAgtatttaaaactttattttatacaCCCTTGGTTATACATTAGTTGTCAAGGTTACTATAAATATTTGCTTTAATTTACCAATTGTCAGtataaaatcaaaatgaaattaattactctttcattttttttaacttgttATGTTTCGCTTCTCAACAATGAAAATTTACCAACAGGCTGAAAATTTACGTAGCCAATTAGGGATGCTGCCAACTTGAGGTTAGGAGGTTCATCCGATTCtcttcaacaaaaaattacgctatttatatatagttaaaattatttttatgtgtatataatAGATTTTGCACCCTCTTCGACTAGTTTATATgttacttctttatattttgtatttttttcataaaaatcttgATTCCGCCACTAAAACCAACCAGTTGAACTACTAAGATTTTGTACCAAAATATCTACTTCTCTCCGAAAAAGGTGTAggacataaaatatttattgaataataAGCCACTTCCtactattttcaataaaaatcattttcaccAAAAGGGAATATCCtttcaagttattttattttaattattatatatatatatatatatatcacaaccCCAACCATAACCTGTATTAAACGttattatcaatatttaatacTTGTACCTAATCATACCGTCGAAGCACTACTTGATTTTCTAacatttatcaattttaataattatattctttttgaaaaagatatatTCTAAATATCAATCGAGCACCATATAGATTCTTCTtccaattaaattaaatatcatgTTATCTAGTTACTCCATCAATTATCGAATGCCTATTGAACGTAAGAAACATGAAATCGAGTttagatataaataaattagCAAAGGATTGGATGGATTAAGGGGCTagtatatttgaattaatagaattAGTCAAAGAATACGAAAATTGGTATTTTTGTAGGTAAAATTTTTAGTATTGAAAAATACTAAGTCAATGTAATagaaattattgttataatactTACCATACACGACGTAAGAGTAACCCTAGATAATTAATTAGGCATTTAATTAGTCATACTTTCTAGAAGTAATTGGAAAATTAAGCTTCTACTTTGGAGATTACTACTAAGaaagaataattcaaaatta
The DNA window shown above is from Solanum lycopersicum chromosome 11, SLM_r2.1 and carries:
- the LOC101263366 gene encoding patellin-1-like is translated as MGACATKPKDLKGDAPETAPENVPATEIATKDAAEVAVAAKDVVVVAEVEVKKEIEADAAAADDDDAEKRRSLSNLFKENEECKGSEQVNEEASKITPSEAKPEEVEKVVDAPVTSEIEKALEVASITAEAPKVEPSEEKKIDEVKSEPKTPAEKKVEEAKPAVETPAEKKIEEAPVAPTHVETKAEDAPKVTVVEEKKSS
- the LOC104644444 gene encoding WAT1-related protein At1g68170-like, translated to MTTMKTVILMVLSQIASGSVNIFYKVAVADGMKVQIMVFYRLFFATAFMVPLAFIIERKRRPRLTWTILLQGVINGLLGAALGSNLYAESLIFTTATFSSAMSNLTPAVTLILAVLIGMEKLDIYRVAGQAKLFGTLLGIGGALILNLYKGMKIPLPSMNIHLLHNTNDTATTAQHAAYNDIWGSILAFLSCASYASWLIFQGRMRQRYPMYSNTALMCFCGAIQAGIYAFIRERDLSAWKLGCNIRLFTPAYSGIVSSGLGVTVVAWCTKQKGPLYVSSFYPLALIFVAIVGTIVLPEDLYLGSLIGSVFIVIGLYVMLWGTAKENTVAAAEALKHNDNGVIEIISYAGINQATAAVVPEFKTDDIIIPTSTAAHQEP